A genome region from Bemisia tabaci chromosome 3, PGI_BMITA_v3 includes the following:
- the LOC109044371 gene encoding cathepsin B-like cysteine proteinase 4, which translates to MLRAVPFLLLMVLQDVTSMESISELMKKHPTWSFELESVESMVKKGTASLRKMHPEMEVTEEMVREKLRNHIEPGATHIIRKTGDTRWPTVVPQTFDIRDKYKECAHLFSDIDDEGACFTDAHVVVSAIATDRYCIFTNGTHKEKLSSEYHAGCSVFCTKSPNIWPAWKNAVRVGTPTGGKHQSNSGCLPYEHAPCKHTITQYISSPKHKHEMKLSKKDKVKPCDQEMPYDHDCATKCTNKKYKTPLEKDFKKFTTYYFTSTNEYQIRSEIFANGPVVSSIIMYSDLFDHKRGWYWKGGNTTVVAWDKYFKIIGWGKEEVGNQTLPYWLAVNSWDNWADGKIFKILRGVNYIWSEWVVTAGTYDPL; encoded by the exons atgttgagggCGGTTCCGTTTCTGCTTTTGATGGTCCTTCAGGATGTTACTAGCATGGAAAGCATATCAGAATTAATGAAAAAGCATCCAACTTGGTCC TTCGAGCTGGAGAGCGTGGAGTCAATGGTGAAGAAGGGAACGGCATCCCTGCGGAAGATGCACCCGGAGATGGAGGTCACGGAGGAGATGGTGCGGGAGAAGTTGAGGAATCACATCGAGCCGGGCGCCACGCACATCATCCGCAAAACGGGCGACACGCGCTGGCCAACAGTCGTCCCGCAGACGTTCGACATCAGGGATAAGTACAAGGAGTGCGCACACTTGTTCAGCGACATCGACGACGAAGGAGCTTGCTTCACGGACGCG CATGTCGTTGTGTCAGCGATCGCAACGGACAGATATTGTATTTTCACGAACGGCACCCACAAGGAAAAACTTTCCTCTGAGTACCATGCTGGCTGTTCCGTCTTCTGCACCAAGAGCCCGAATATCTGGCCTGCCTGGAAAAACGCTGTCCGAGTTGGCACACCGACCGGTGGTAAACACCAATCTAACTCA GGATGTTTACCATATGAACACGCCCCATGCAAGCATACGATCACTCAGTACATAAGTTCACCAAAACACAAGCACGAAATGAAGCTAAGCAAAAAGGATAAAGTGAAGCCATGCGACCAAGAGATGCCATACGATCATGATTGTGCGACTAAATGCACGAATAAAAAATACAAGACGCCTCTTGaaaaagatttcaaaaaat TCACGACTTATTACTTTACATCTACGAATGAGTATCAGATTAGGAGTGAAATTTTCGCTAACGGACCCGTTGTTTCAAGTATAATTATGTACAGCGACTTGTTCGATCACAAAAGAG GGTGGTACTGGAAGGGAGGCAACACAACTGTTGTGGCATGGGATAAGTACTTCAAAATCATCGGTTGGGGTAAAGAAGAGGTAGGGAACCAAACGTTGCCCTACTGGCTGGCGGTCAACTCGTGGGACAACTGGGCCGAcggaaaaatcttcaaaattctaCGTGGTGTCAACTACATATGGTCGGAATGGGTTGTGACAGCCGGAACATACGATCCTCTctaa